A part of Tardiphaga sp. vice304 genomic DNA contains:
- the radC gene encoding RadC family protein yields MPADAKQPIDPLPGLEEAPHYHGHRERLRERFRSAGADALSDYELLEMVLFRALPRRDVKPLAKALIGKFGSFAETVNAPEARLREVGGLGEAAITEIRLIAAAASRISKGQLKSRTVLSSWATVIDYCRTAMAFADKEQFRILFLDKRNQLISDEVQQVGTVDHTPVYPREVVKRALELSATAIIMVHNHPSGDPTPSQADIQMTRSVIDVARPLGISVHDHIIVGKNGHASLKGLKLI; encoded by the coding sequence ATGCCCGCAGATGCCAAGCAGCCCATCGATCCCCTCCCCGGCCTTGAAGAGGCCCCGCATTATCACGGCCATCGCGAGCGGCTGCGCGAGCGCTTTCGCAGCGCCGGCGCCGACGCGCTGAGCGACTATGAACTGCTGGAGATGGTGCTATTCCGCGCGCTGCCGCGGCGCGACGTCAAGCCGCTGGCCAAGGCGCTGATCGGCAAGTTCGGCTCGTTCGCCGAAACGGTCAACGCGCCCGAAGCGCGGCTGCGTGAGGTCGGCGGCCTCGGCGAGGCCGCGATCACCGAGATCCGGCTGATCGCCGCGGCGGCCTCCCGCATCAGCAAAGGCCAGTTGAAGAGCCGCACCGTATTGTCGTCCTGGGCCACCGTGATCGACTATTGTCGTACCGCGATGGCCTTCGCCGACAAGGAGCAGTTTCGCATCCTGTTTCTCGACAAGCGCAACCAGTTGATTTCGGATGAGGTGCAGCAGGTCGGCACCGTCGATCACACGCCGGTCTATCCGCGCGAAGTCGTCAAGCGCGCGCTGGAGCTGTCCGCCACCGCGATCATCATGGTGCACAATCACCCCTCCGGCGATCCAACGCCGTCGCAGGCCGACATCCAGATGACCCGCTCGGTGATCGACGTCGCCAGGCCGCTCGGGATTTCGGTGCACGACCACATCATCGTCGGCAAGAACGGTCATGCGAGTTTGAAGGGGCTGAAGCTGATCTAG